Below is a genomic region from Sediminitomix flava.
CAATGAAAACAATCTCAGTATTGCGATATCTATTTTTTAAGAAGGTGTACAACAGAAAGTAGAAACTTCTAGCAAGGTATTTTTTGATTTGGTCCATCGAAGCCGAAGTATCCATGATGCAAAAAACTACAGCATTAGAGTTTTCTTTGATATCAATGGTCAGTCTTCTGTAGACCAAGTCATTATTGTGAAACGGGAATGATTCATTTTCTTCGGGCTGTTGGGCTTTCATTCGTTTAATCCTGTTTATCATTGTTTTACGCTTTGATAAACGATTGCGGATTCCTTTTTTCTGATAGCCAAGTAGTTTGCGGAGTGTTTCAGCTTCAGTCTGGAAGAATTTTTTACGATCGAGGTCGGGAAGCTCAAGATCTTCAAACATCATGTTTACAGCTTCCTCTATGGTGATTTCAGTTTCGTAAATATCTTCTCCAGGAGAATTCCCAGCTTCACCAATTCCTTTTTGTCCGCCTTTCTGGCGGTTATCTTGAATTACTTGCCCTTTTTTTTCCTGTCCAGTTCCTTGTGCAGCCCCTTTCTCATTTTTTCCGAATACAAACTGGTATTCTTTTACTCCTTTTATAGGGACTTTAATTTTTTTATTTCGATTCTGTCCAATGATTGCTTCTTCGGCAATAATATCAGCAATGCCGTCTTTTATTTTTTTTCGAACGAGTTCTTTGTGTCTTTGTCTGTCAGAAGCGGATCTATCTCTTTTTTGGGTACTATAATCTCTGAAAATAGCCATTGTTTATGGGATTAAAAGGAAAGACAGTTGAACCTAAGAACTACTGCCTTTTCCCTGCTACTTATTGCCAAAGGCAATGAAAATGTATCTTATGCCATAGAAATCATTATTCTATTCTTTCCATAAATTATTGGCTGCAAAACTCAACACAGCTTCACAGCTTTCTTCGTTGTAACCACTTTGGATAAGTTGTTTCACCATGGCATTGTATTTATCCTGTTGTTTTTTGTCTCTTGTTTTAGACTTAAGGATAATACGAGTGATATCTTTCACAGAAGCCATCAATTTACGCTCGATAGCCTCTTTCAATGGTTCGTAACTCTTATACGTCAATGAGCCTTCTCTACGCAAGATGTGAGTGATGTAACTCATTACATCCTGTCTGAATCCATCAGAAGCAGTACCAGTAATACCGATTTGCTCTTCAATAGAAGCCAAGAATTTTACATCTGGGTCAAGCTCTTCTTTTTTAGAATTGATGACTTTACTCTTTAATACATAAGCCTCAACATGGTCAAGGTAGTTTTGGAATAAAGTTTCAGCTTGTTCTTCATAGGCGTGAACGAAAGCTTTCGTGATGTCATTTTCAAGCATTTTAAGGTATTCCTTATACAGAATATCCTTCAAAATATGCATGTATCTTTCTTTTACATCCTCAGCTAAAGGCTCTTCCTTCAGTTTGTGTTGTAAAGAGTCTAAAACTGAAATTGGATGGATTGTATTCGTTTCACTATCTGAAAGTGAGTTGTCCAATGCTTTCATGATGAAACGAGTAGAAATACCGTTCATACCTTCATCAGCATGTTCTTCTTTCAACTCTTGAACATTGATGTGTTTGGTTTGACCTTTTTCAGTAACCTCATCACCATTGTAAAGCTTCAATTTCGTAAGAATGTCACACTTAGCAGTTGGTTTCAAGCGAGTCATGATCGCAAACATTGAAGCAATGCTTAAAGTATGAGGAGCTATATGAGCATTGAAGTCTGACTTCTTAATGATTTTCTCATAAATTTTGATTTCCTCAGATAGTTCCAGTACATAAGGAACTTCAATCTTTACAATACGGTCTAAGATAGCTTCATTTGTATGATCTGCTTTAAACTTATTCCATTCTGCCTCATTTGAGTGAGCTAGAATCACTCCATCAAAATAGATCATTCCATGTTTACCAGGAGCAGGAATTGCTTTTTCTTGCGTAGCAGTCAGCATGACGTGAAGATATTCTATCTCATTTTTGA
It encodes:
- a CDS encoding serine protein kinase — its product is MSKNDFKKLFNEYQQRQTQTSASMPFLDFLEMVKKDKSVADLAHMRMFKAITGEGHDVLDTEKDSRLRRVFGNTKIKSYNFFNKEFFGIEQVLQKLVRYFHSASLKGEESRQVLFLVGPVGAGKSSLIEKLKKGLEFSKPIYYLEGSPMHVNPLCAIPKELRPEIEEILGIEIEGTLDPITQYRLDNEFGGDFTKFNVSTFSFSVNSRKGIGVVPPVDPNNQDTSVLIGSEDISKMDKYSEDDPRVLTLNGAFNAGNRGMVEFIEVFKNEIEYLHVMLTATQEKAIPAPGKHGMIYFDGVILAHSNEAEWNKFKADHTNEAILDRIVKIEVPYVLELSEEIKIYEKIIKKSDFNAHIAPHTLSIASMFAIMTRLKPTAKCDILTKLKLYNGDEVTEKGQTKHINVQELKEEHADEGMNGISTRFIMKALDNSLSDSETNTIHPISVLDSLQHKLKEEPLAEDVKERYMHILKDILYKEYLKMLENDITKAFVHAYEEQAETLFQNYLDHVEAYVLKSKVINSKKEELDPDVKFLASIEEQIGITGTASDGFRQDVMSYITHILRREGSLTYKSYEPLKEAIERKLMASVKDITRIILKSKTRDKKQQDKYNAMVKQLIQSGYNEESCEAVLSFAANNLWKE
- a CDS encoding YeaH/YhbH family protein, which translates into the protein MAIFRDYSTQKRDRSASDRQRHKELVRKKIKDGIADIIAEEAIIGQNRNKKIKVPIKGVKEYQFVFGKNEKGAAQGTGQEKKGQVIQDNRQKGGQKGIGEAGNSPGEDIYETEITIEEAVNMMFEDLELPDLDRKKFFQTEAETLRKLLGYQKKGIRNRLSKRKTMINRIKRMKAQQPEENESFPFHNNDLVYRRLTIDIKENSNAVVFCIMDTSASMDQIKKYLARSFYFLLYTFLKNRYRNTEIVFIAHHTEAKEVNEKDFFHKVESGGTMISSGYKKAIEIIEQRYNPAIWNIYAFHCSDGDNFSSDNKSAIEAATALAQVCNLFGYGEIKPNTSYSWSSMIDEYKRINEENFIALKIRSKENIWPALKKFLTLDKNGVLDD